A stretch of Physeter macrocephalus isolate SW-GA chromosome 8, ASM283717v5, whole genome shotgun sequence DNA encodes these proteins:
- the IL5 gene encoding interleukin-5, translating to MRMLLHLSLLALGAAYICVIAVESPMNRLVAETLTLLSTHRTLLIGDGNLMIPTPEHTNHQLCIKEVFQGIDALKNQTAQGDAVEKLFQNLFLIKEYIDLQRKKCAGERWRVKQFLDYLQAFLSVINTEWTMES from the exons ATGAGAATGCTTCTGCATTTGAGTTTGCTGGCTCTTGGAGCTGCCTACATTTGTGTCATTGCTGTAGAAAGTCCCATGAATAGACTGGTGGCAGAGACCTTGACACTGCTCTCCACTCATCGAACTCTGCTGATAGGTGATggg aacTTGATGATTCCTACTCCCGAACATACAAAT CACCAACTATGCATTAAAGAAGTCTTTCAGGGAATAGACGCATTGAAGAATCAAACCGCACAAGGGGATGCCGTGGAAAAACTATTCCAAAacttgtttttaataaaagaatacatagaCCTCCAAAGA AAGAAGTGTGCAGGAGAAAGATGGAGAGTAAAACAATTCCTAGACTACCTGCAAGCTTTTCTTAGTGTGATAAACACCGAATGGACAATGGAAAGTTGA